One Dioscorea cayenensis subsp. rotundata cultivar TDr96_F1 chromosome 15, TDr96_F1_v2_PseudoChromosome.rev07_lg8_w22 25.fasta, whole genome shotgun sequence genomic region harbors:
- the LOC120277896 gene encoding putative phosphatidylglycerol/phosphatidylinositol transfer protein DDB_G0282179, giving the protein MAIDARFLLVSALFLMVCLLCSAKETEVSYCDKDNDYDVKVTGLEISPFPVKRGRETSFSISAQTGLNITSGKLLIDVEYIGIHIQQTKDLCKETSCPVSTGDFVLTHKETLPFLTPPGTYTLVMTMVGEDGKKLTCITFDFYISFWAAGVELPEPLVAY; this is encoded by the exons ATGGCGATCGATGCGCGCTTCCTCCTCGTCTCTGCTCTTTTCTTGATGGTTTGCCTTCTCTGCTCCGCCAAGGAGACTGAGGTCTCCTATTGCG ACAAAGACAATGACTATGACGTCAAGGTTACTGGGTTGGAGATTTCTCCATTCCCTGTCAAGCGAGGCAGAGAGACTAGCTTCAGCATCTCTGCCCAGACTG GCTTAAATATAACCAGTGGAAAATTATTGATCGATGTTGAGTACATTGGAATTCATATTCAACAGACTAAGGACCTCTGCAAGGAGACATCATGCCCAGTATCAACTGGTGATTTTGTGCTCACCCATAAAGAGACATTGCCCTTTTTAACTCCACCA GGAACATACACTCTGGTGATGACAATGGTGGGAGAGGATGGCAAAAAGTTGACATGCATCACCTTTGACTTCTATATCAGTTTCTGGGCCGCAGGTGTTGAGTTGCCTGAGCCCTTGGTAGCATACTAG